The following proteins are encoded in a genomic region of Mycoplasma sp. NEAQ87857:
- the pfkA gene encoding 6-phosphofructokinase: protein MRKIAILTSGGDAPGMNNAVRAVVKSAKANGLEAFLVYEGYKGLYNNNIVSADMVDVDSYINQGGTFIYSARFPEFKQLEVRQVAANNLKERGIDALVVVGGDGSYAGAQLLHELGVKTIGLPGTIDNDIASSDYTIGYDTALNTIVDAVDKIRDTAKSHQRIMLVEVMGNNCADLALYSGLATGAEMILTPEHKPSAEEVAAKALELTKQEGRRSIIIVVSEKCYNVNELASVIQAATKWDTRVNPLNHIQRGGTPSAQERILATLMGMKAVEFLMQGKSGLAIGMIKNDIVGVPILQALDMENTSKLNNREKAIKFSKLSQVK, encoded by the coding sequence ATGAGAAAAATTGCAATTTTAACTTCTGGTGGTGATGCTCCAGGAATGAACAATGCTGTTAGAGCAGTAGTTAAATCAGCTAAAGCAAATGGATTAGAAGCTTTTTTAGTTTATGAAGGATACAAAGGTTTATACAACAATAATATTGTTAGTGCAGATATGGTTGATGTAGATAGCTACATTAATCAAGGTGGAACATTTATTTATTCTGCAAGATTTCCAGAATTTAAACAACTTGAAGTAAGACAAGTTGCTGCAAATAACTTAAAAGAGCGTGGAATTGATGCTTTAGTAGTTGTTGGTGGAGATGGAAGCTATGCGGGAGCTCAATTATTACACGAATTAGGTGTAAAAACAATTGGACTTCCTGGAACTATTGATAATGATATTGCTTCAAGTGATTATACAATTGGATATGATACAGCTTTAAATACTATTGTTGATGCTGTTGATAAAATTAGAGATACAGCTAAAAGTCATCAACGTATTATGCTAGTTGAAGTGATGGGAAATAATTGTGCTGATTTAGCTTTATATTCAGGTTTAGCTACAGGTGCAGAAATGATTTTAACACCTGAACACAAACCTTCAGCTGAAGAAGTTGCAGCTAAAGCTTTAGAATTAACTAAACAAGAAGGTAGAAGAAGTATTATTATTGTAGTATCAGAAAAATGCTACAACGTAAATGAATTAGCTAGTGTTATTCAAGCAGCTACAAAATGAGATACAAGAGTTAATCCATTAAACCACATTCAACGTGGAGGAACCCCTAGTGCTCAAGAAAGAATTCTTGCAACTTTAATGGGAATGAAAGCGGTAGAATTCTTAATGCAAGGAAAAAGTGGATTAGCAATTGGAATGATCAAAAATGATATTGTAGGAGTTCCTATTTTACAAGCTTTAGATATGGAAAACACTTCTAAATTAAACAATAGAGAAAAAGCTATTAAATTCTCAAAACTTAGCCAAGTAAAATAG